The following are from one region of the Flavimobilis soli genome:
- a CDS encoding ribose-phosphate diphosphokinase, producing MTGIISHADEKRLVLVSGRAHPDLARDVAAELDIDLVHTTAYDFANGEIYVRYAESVRGADVFVLQSHTAPINQWIMEQLIMVDALKRASAKTITVVQPFYGYARQDKKHKGREPISARLMADLFKTAGADRLMSVDLHTSQTQGFFDGPVDHLWAMPLLIDYVRTRVDVSNVTVVSPDAGRIRVAEHWASKLGGGPLAFVHKTRDTSRPNQAVANRVVGDVVGRTCVLVDDLIDTGGTIAGAVRVVLDAGAKDVIVAATHGVLSDPAAQRLSESGAREVVVTDTLPIVPEKRFPQLTILSIAPLIARAIREVFDDGSVTSLFDGNA from the coding sequence ATGACCGGGATCATCTCCCACGCCGACGAGAAGAGGCTCGTGCTCGTCTCAGGTCGGGCCCACCCCGACCTCGCGCGGGACGTCGCCGCCGAGCTCGACATCGACCTCGTGCACACGACCGCCTACGACTTCGCGAACGGCGAGATCTACGTGCGCTACGCGGAGAGCGTGCGCGGAGCGGACGTCTTCGTGCTGCAGAGCCACACCGCTCCGATCAACCAGTGGATCATGGAGCAGCTCATCATGGTCGACGCGCTCAAGCGTGCGTCCGCCAAGACGATCACGGTCGTCCAGCCGTTCTACGGCTATGCCCGTCAGGACAAGAAGCACAAGGGCCGCGAGCCGATCTCGGCGCGCCTCATGGCGGACCTGTTCAAGACCGCGGGTGCAGACCGCCTGATGAGCGTCGACCTGCACACGTCGCAGACCCAGGGTTTCTTCGACGGCCCCGTCGACCACCTGTGGGCGATGCCCCTGCTCATCGACTACGTCCGGACGCGGGTCGACGTCTCGAACGTCACCGTCGTCTCGCCCGACGCCGGCCGCATCCGTGTCGCAGAGCACTGGGCGTCCAAGCTGGGCGGGGGCCCGCTCGCGTTCGTCCACAAGACGCGCGACACGAGCCGCCCGAACCAGGCCGTCGCCAACCGCGTCGTCGGTGACGTCGTCGGCCGCACCTGCGTTCTCGTCGACGACCTGATCGACACCGGCGGCACGATCGCCGGTGCCGTCCGCGTCGTCCTCGACGCGGGCGCGAAGGACGTCATCGTCGCGGCGACGCACGGTGTTCTCTCCGACCCGGCCGCGCAGCGGCTCTCGGAGTCCGGCGCCCGCGAGGTCGTCGTGACCGACACCCTCCCGATCGTCCCCGAGAAGCGGTTCCCGCAGCTGACGATCCTGTCGATCGCGCCGCTCATCGCGCGCGCGATCCGCGAGGTCTTCGACGACGGCTCCGTCACGAGCCTCTTCGACGGCAACGCCTGA
- a CDS encoding 50S ribosomal protein L25/general stress protein Ctc codes for MSDIKLTATLRTDFGKGAARRTRREGLIPAVLYGHGTDPLHVSLPGHETFLALKHSNALFTIDVEGDEKLAIVRDVQRDPVRQVIEHVDLLLVKKGEKVNVEVNIVVVGDAAPGTMHVTERQTLEISADATDLPESLEVDITGLEAGAVVRAADVKLPAGAELLTDAESDIVLVSEVRSEAAESAEEATEEA; via the coding sequence GTGTCTGACATCAAGCTCACCGCAACCCTGCGCACCGACTTCGGCAAGGGCGCAGCGCGCCGTACGCGCCGCGAGGGCCTCATCCCCGCCGTCCTCTACGGGCACGGCACCGACCCGCTGCACGTGTCCCTCCCGGGCCACGAGACGTTCCTCGCGCTCAAGCACTCGAACGCTCTCTTCACGATCGACGTCGAGGGCGACGAGAAGCTCGCGATCGTCCGCGACGTCCAGCGCGACCCGGTCCGCCAGGTCATCGAGCACGTCGACCTCCTCCTCGTGAAGAAGGGCGAGAAGGTCAACGTCGAGGTCAACATCGTCGTCGTCGGCGACGCTGCCCCCGGCACGATGCACGTCACCGAGCGCCAGACGCTCGAGATCAGCGCCGACGCGACCGACCTGCCCGAGTCGCTCGAGGTCGACATCACCGGCCTCGAGGCTGGCGCCGTCGTCCGCGCCGCCGACGTCAAGCTCCCGGCCGGTGCCGAGCTCCTCACCGACGCCGAGTCGGACATCGTCCTCGTCTCCGAGGTCCGCAGCGAGGCCGCCGAGTCCGCCGAGGAGGCGACCGAGGAGGCCTGA
- the pth gene encoding aminoacyl-tRNA hydrolase has product MSADLWCVVGLGNPGPQYAGNRHNLGQMVLDELARRTGATFSTHRTRNVVGEARLGVLPGGAPGPRVVLAKPTSYMNTSGGPVSALASYFGVPPERVVVVHDELDIPFGDVRLKIGGGEGGHNGLRDITKALGTKDYVRVRAGVGRPPGRMDTADFVLKDFSSTERKELPFLLDLAADAVEAVVTEGLVAAQNRIHARP; this is encoded by the coding sequence ATGAGCGCCGACCTGTGGTGCGTCGTCGGCCTGGGCAACCCCGGGCCGCAGTACGCGGGCAACAGGCACAACCTCGGGCAGATGGTGCTCGACGAGCTCGCGCGGCGGACGGGCGCGACGTTCTCCACCCACCGGACGCGCAACGTCGTCGGTGAGGCGCGGCTCGGCGTGCTGCCGGGCGGCGCACCCGGGCCGCGAGTCGTCCTCGCCAAGCCCACGAGCTACATGAACACCTCCGGTGGCCCCGTCAGCGCGCTCGCGAGCTACTTCGGCGTGCCGCCCGAGCGCGTCGTCGTCGTGCACGACGAGCTCGACATCCCGTTCGGTGACGTACGGCTCAAGATCGGTGGCGGCGAGGGCGGCCACAACGGCCTGCGCGACATCACCAAGGCGCTCGGCACCAAGGACTACGTCCGTGTGCGCGCAGGTGTCGGTCGCCCGCCCGGCCGCATGGACACGGCCGACTTCGTCCTCAAGGACTTCTCGTCGACCGAGCGCAAGGAGCTGCCGTTCCTGCTCGACCTCGCCGCCGACGCCGTCGAGGCCGTCGTCACCGAGGGTCTCGTCGCCGCGCAGAACCGCATCCACGCGCGTCCCTGA
- a CDS encoding NAD-dependent epimerase/dehydratase family protein, with the protein MKVLVTGDRGYLGSVLVPMLRRAGHDVLGVDSGWRDVPPAKRSPYPYEQRDGDVRDLSADDLADVGAVVHLAGMAATPEDDWAASVVQTQLVDMARAVATAAAGAGVERLVMVSSRDVYRGRPATTTTGAPLLDRSSPSASARISAEDAFRLAASPTAGVAVLRLATLYGASPRLRLDDELNRAVVSALVDGAVAIDHDGSRLRAFLHVKDACRTIMHALVRLGQTSTGSDTIDVGRLEDVLTLRDALELVSIITGAPVTFGAALDPGDVVPADLGRLSQVWPGLELRWTLAHGIRDLCRDLTTSRVDAQWVQRVEAARAVHEDDIGAAAAVRAAVRIPRAATGLRHHRG; encoded by the coding sequence ATGAAGGTGCTGGTCACAGGTGACCGCGGCTATCTCGGCTCAGTTCTCGTCCCGATGCTCCGCCGCGCGGGCCACGACGTCCTCGGCGTCGACAGCGGCTGGCGCGACGTCCCGCCCGCCAAGCGCTCGCCCTACCCGTACGAGCAGCGCGACGGCGACGTCCGCGACCTGAGCGCCGACGACCTGGCCGACGTCGGCGCCGTCGTCCATCTCGCAGGCATGGCCGCGACGCCCGAGGACGACTGGGCGGCGTCCGTCGTCCAGACCCAGCTCGTCGACATGGCCCGCGCCGTCGCGACCGCCGCGGCGGGCGCCGGCGTCGAGCGCCTCGTCATGGTGTCGAGCCGCGACGTGTACCGCGGCAGACCCGCGACGACGACGACCGGAGCCCCCCTGCTCGACCGCTCGTCCCCCTCGGCGAGCGCCCGGATCTCCGCCGAGGACGCCTTCCGACTCGCCGCCTCCCCGACCGCAGGCGTCGCCGTGCTGCGCCTCGCGACGCTCTACGGCGCGTCACCTCGGCTGCGCCTCGACGACGAGCTCAACCGCGCTGTCGTCTCCGCGCTCGTCGACGGTGCCGTCGCGATCGACCACGACGGGAGCCGCCTGCGCGCCTTCCTCCATGTCAAGGACGCGTGCCGCACGATCATGCACGCGCTCGTGCGCCTCGGGCAGACGTCGACGGGCAGCGACACGATCGACGTCGGCCGTCTCGAGGACGTCCTGACGCTGCGGGACGCGCTCGAGCTCGTCAGCATCATCACCGGCGCCCCCGTGACGTTCGGTGCCGCGCTGGACCCAGGCGACGTCGTTCCCGCCGACCTGGGCCGGCTCTCTCAGGTGTGGCCAGGTCTCGAGCTCCGCTGGACCCTCGCGCACGGGATCCGCGACCTGTGCCGCGACCTCACGACGAGCCGTGTGGATGCGCAGTGGGTGCAGCGGGTCGAGGCGGCACGCGCAGTCCACGAGGACGACATCGGCGCCGCGGCGGCGGTCCGCGCCGCCGTCCGCATCCCGCGAGCCGCGACCGGGCTGCGGCACCACCGCGGGTGA
- a CDS encoding DUF1972 domain-containing protein, with protein MTTTDSTDEQQGTLRDDGGRRLSIAMIGTRGVPARYGGFETAVEEVGRRLAARGHEVRVYCRNGNSEERGEYAGMSLVTLPAVRHRALETLSHSGLSVMHLLTRRTDVAFVFNAANAPFLPAVRAARVPVATHVDGLEWKRTKWSARGRSYYRWAEGAAVRRSDALIADAQGIADYYTEEFAAETRLIAYGAPIVEVGSDRLAELDLEPGRFHVAVARFEPENHVHLIVEGYVRSNATMPLVVVGSAPYTDDYTRQVHAAAGGDPRVRFLGGVWDQDLLDQLYANAATYLHGHSVGGTNPSLLRAIGAGTATIAFDVSFNREVLGAAGWYFSDPGGVARHVEAAEAAPDEVARRGVASRQRARDYSWDDVADRYERLALDLADGRVPGKQDGRRASESSRTKQKVSR; from the coding sequence ATGACCACGACCGACAGCACGGACGAGCAGCAGGGGACGCTCAGGGACGACGGCGGGCGGCGCCTGTCGATCGCGATGATCGGCACCCGCGGCGTCCCGGCACGCTACGGCGGCTTCGAGACCGCCGTCGAGGAGGTCGGGCGCCGGCTCGCCGCGCGCGGCCACGAGGTCCGCGTCTACTGCCGCAACGGCAACTCCGAGGAACGCGGTGAGTACGCCGGCATGAGCCTCGTGACGCTTCCCGCCGTCCGCCACCGCGCGCTCGAGACCCTCAGCCACAGCGGGCTGTCCGTCATGCACCTGCTGACCCGCCGGACCGACGTGGCGTTCGTCTTCAACGCGGCCAACGCCCCGTTCCTGCCGGCCGTGCGCGCGGCCCGGGTCCCGGTCGCGACCCACGTCGACGGTCTCGAGTGGAAGCGCACCAAGTGGAGCGCGCGCGGCCGCAGCTACTACCGCTGGGCCGAGGGCGCCGCGGTGCGCCGCTCCGACGCGCTCATCGCCGACGCCCAGGGCATCGCCGACTACTACACGGAGGAGTTCGCGGCCGAGACGCGCCTGATCGCGTACGGCGCCCCGATCGTCGAGGTCGGTTCGGACCGGCTCGCCGAGCTCGACCTCGAGCCGGGCAGGTTCCACGTCGCGGTCGCACGCTTCGAGCCGGAGAACCACGTCCACCTGATCGTCGAGGGCTACGTGAGGTCGAACGCCACGATGCCGCTCGTCGTCGTCGGGTCGGCGCCGTACACGGACGACTACACGCGCCAGGTGCACGCCGCCGCGGGTGGCGACCCGCGCGTGCGGTTCCTCGGCGGGGTGTGGGACCAGGACCTGCTCGACCAGCTCTACGCCAACGCGGCCACCTACCTCCACGGGCACTCGGTCGGCGGGACCAACCCGTCGCTGCTGCGCGCGATCGGCGCGGGCACCGCGACGATCGCGTTCGACGTGAGCTTCAACCGCGAGGTGCTCGGGGCCGCGGGCTGGTACTTCAGCGACCCCGGCGGGGTCGCCCGCCACGTCGAGGCGGCCGAGGCAGCGCCTGACGAGGTGGCGAGGCGCGGGGTGGCCTCGCGCCAGCGCGCGCGGGACTACAGCTGGGACGACGTCGCCGACCGGTACGAGCGCCTCGCGCTCGACCTCGCGGACGGTCGCGTCCCGGGGAAGCAGGACGGCCGGCGCGCGTCGGAGTCGTCCAGGACCAAGCAGAAGGTGTCGCGATGA
- a CDS encoding CDP-alcohol phosphatidyltransferase family protein, which translates to MSSQVQGATFRETYDRLAQAQKGVARSAPAYSRYVNRRLGRVFAAWAYGRGLTPNQVTGISALFTFTGIGVLAATTPRWWAGLVVSLCLVIGYAFDSADGQVARLSGTGSSAGEWLDHMVDATKVAVLPLALAVSFYRAEAMPTVWLLVPLLNAVVSSVLFFGMILTEQMRKAHGVRSTAPTGGSGLDLRALLMTPTDYGVLCLVFLLLGAVTVFAAVYSVIVALTAAFLVAAARKWFREIAALGQVG; encoded by the coding sequence ATGAGCTCGCAGGTCCAGGGGGCCACGTTCCGGGAGACGTACGACCGTCTTGCTCAGGCGCAGAAGGGTGTCGCACGTTCGGCGCCCGCGTACTCGCGGTACGTCAACCGGCGGCTCGGCAGGGTCTTCGCCGCGTGGGCGTACGGCCGTGGTCTGACGCCGAACCAGGTGACCGGCATCAGCGCCCTGTTCACCTTCACAGGGATCGGTGTGCTCGCCGCGACGACGCCTCGCTGGTGGGCGGGCCTCGTCGTGTCGCTGTGCCTCGTGATCGGTTACGCGTTCGACTCGGCCGACGGTCAGGTCGCTCGACTGTCCGGCACCGGGAGCAGCGCGGGGGAGTGGCTGGACCACATGGTCGACGCGACCAAGGTCGCGGTGCTGCCGCTCGCGCTCGCGGTCAGCTTCTACCGTGCCGAGGCGATGCCGACGGTGTGGTTGCTCGTGCCGCTGCTCAACGCGGTGGTCAGCTCGGTCCTGTTCTTCGGGATGATCCTCACGGAACAGATGCGCAAGGCGCACGGCGTGCGGTCGACGGCGCCGACCGGCGGCTCGGGCCTGGACCTGCGGGCGCTCCTGATGACGCCGACGGACTATGGCGTCCTGTGCCTCGTCTTCCTGCTTCTCGGTGCCGTCACGGTGTTCGCTGCCGTGTACAGCGTGATCGTCGCGCTCACCGCGGCGTTCCTCGTCGCAGCAGCGCGCAAGTGGTTCCGCGAGATCGCTGCGCTCGGCCAGGTGGGATAG
- a CDS encoding glycosyltransferase, translated as MPRLMIAHPSADQYGSDLQLLETVVAARAAGWSVLVVVPEDGPLVPMLAKAGAHVVVQRFPVLRRSTMSARGLVGYALSGLRAIVAGARSLRRAKPDVLLVNTVVVPTWLVSARLARVPVVSHVHEAEESSGRTARRLLASPLLLATQVIANSRATARTLTDVVPSLGRRTTVVHNGVPDRGPEPTDPRIRRPQDPAVVAIVGRLSPHKGIDVALEAVAHLRREGRDVRLEVAGSAFRGYEWYVAELEQRADEPDLRGAVTFHGYVDPARKVIDKADVVVAPSWRESFGNAAVETLLACRPLVAAATQGLVEVVDDGRTGLLVAAGDAPGFARAVAKLLDDPEQATRMARAGRADALDRFSTRRYAAQMLAVLGTASGRNTTQRRGRAAGARQAVGTVELSEHANPRAADRPRVHVAVPTFRRNELLEPLLGMLAPHVLGSPSLADRTEILIIDNDPDGGARDVVAAVAAEADLPVRYVHEPRPGIAAVRARAVEEASADGLVVFIDDDGLPGESWLGPLVETWERTGAEAVAGRIVPGFVDEPSAWSAAGRFFERSNLPTGTLRRSAPSGNLLVDVAGVAALGVAFDPEVGMRGGEDTLFTRGITEAGGRVVACGESVVVDLVPPERDDRRWVVSRVYGHANRSVDVELAFTQGVVARARVRTASVVRGVVVAARGAARWVAAQATRNLATDASAWRDLARGPGLVAGGLGLQHEAYRRS; from the coding sequence GTGCCCCGCCTGATGATCGCGCACCCGTCCGCCGACCAGTACGGGAGCGACCTGCAGCTGCTCGAGACCGTCGTCGCGGCCCGTGCCGCCGGCTGGTCGGTCCTCGTGGTGGTCCCCGAGGACGGACCGCTCGTCCCGATGCTCGCCAAGGCGGGCGCTCACGTCGTCGTGCAGCGTTTCCCGGTGCTACGCCGGTCGACGATGAGCGCGCGCGGTCTGGTCGGCTACGCGCTCTCCGGGCTGCGCGCGATCGTCGCGGGAGCGCGCTCGCTGCGCCGCGCGAAGCCCGACGTCCTGCTCGTCAACACGGTCGTCGTACCGACGTGGCTCGTGAGCGCGCGGCTCGCGCGCGTCCCTGTCGTGTCGCACGTCCACGAGGCGGAGGAGTCGTCGGGCCGCACGGCGCGCCGTCTGCTCGCGTCACCGCTCCTGCTCGCGACCCAGGTGATCGCGAACTCGCGCGCGACCGCGCGCACGTTGACCGACGTCGTGCCGTCGCTCGGGCGCCGGACCACCGTCGTGCACAACGGTGTGCCCGACCGCGGCCCCGAGCCCACGGACCCGCGCATCCGGCGTCCGCAGGACCCTGCGGTCGTCGCGATCGTCGGGCGTCTGTCCCCGCACAAAGGCATCGACGTCGCGCTCGAGGCCGTGGCGCACCTGCGCCGCGAGGGCCGCGACGTGCGGCTCGAGGTCGCCGGCTCCGCGTTCCGCGGCTACGAGTGGTACGTCGCCGAGCTCGAGCAGCGTGCTGACGAGCCGGACCTGCGCGGGGCGGTGACCTTCCACGGCTACGTGGACCCGGCGCGGAAGGTCATCGACAAGGCTGACGTCGTCGTCGCGCCGTCGTGGCGTGAGTCGTTCGGCAACGCGGCGGTCGAGACGCTCCTCGCCTGCCGCCCGCTCGTCGCTGCCGCGACGCAGGGGCTCGTCGAGGTCGTCGACGACGGGCGCACCGGCCTGCTCGTGGCAGCGGGCGACGCGCCCGGCTTCGCGCGCGCCGTCGCGAAGCTGCTCGACGACCCCGAGCAGGCGACGCGCATGGCGCGGGCGGGCCGCGCCGACGCGCTCGACCGCTTCTCGACCCGCCGCTACGCAGCGCAGATGCTCGCGGTGCTCGGCACGGCGAGCGGTCGCAACACGACGCAGCGCCGCGGTCGCGCAGCCGGCGCGCGGCAGGCCGTCGGGACGGTCGAGCTGTCCGAGCACGCCAACCCCCGCGCGGCCGACCGCCCGCGGGTCCACGTCGCCGTGCCGACGTTCCGCCGCAACGAGCTCCTCGAACCGCTCCTCGGGATGCTCGCGCCGCACGTGCTCGGCTCGCCGTCGCTCGCGGACCGCACCGAGATCCTCATCATCGACAACGACCCGGACGGCGGCGCACGGGACGTCGTCGCGGCTGTCGCGGCCGAGGCCGACCTGCCCGTCCGTTACGTCCACGAGCCGCGGCCCGGCATCGCGGCGGTGCGCGCCCGCGCGGTCGAGGAGGCGTCCGCCGACGGTCTCGTCGTGTTCATCGACGACGACGGCCTCCCGGGCGAGAGCTGGCTCGGTCCCCTCGTCGAGACGTGGGAGCGCACCGGCGCCGAGGCCGTCGCGGGGCGCATCGTCCCCGGCTTCGTCGACGAGCCCTCGGCGTGGAGCGCCGCGGGCCGGTTCTTCGAGCGGAGCAACCTCCCCACCGGCACGCTGCGTCGCAGCGCGCCGTCGGGCAACCTCCTCGTCGACGTCGCGGGGGTCGCGGCGCTCGGCGTCGCGTTCGACCCGGAGGTGGGCATGCGGGGCGGCGAGGACACGCTCTTCACCCGCGGCATCACCGAGGCGGGCGGACGGGTCGTCGCGTGCGGGGAGTCAGTCGTCGTCGACCTCGTGCCGCCGGAGCGGGACGACCGGCGCTGGGTCGTCTCCCGCGTCTACGGTCATGCGAATCGCTCGGTCGACGTCGAGCTCGCGTTCACGCAGGGCGTTGTCGCGCGGGCGAGGGTGCGGACGGCGTCGGTCGTCCGCGGCGTCGTCGTCGCCGCTCGTGGCGCGGCCCGCTGGGTCGCCGCCCAGGCCACCCGCAACCTTGCGACCGACGCGTCGGCGTGGCGCGACCTCGCGCGCGGGCCTGGTCTCGTGGCAGGCGGTCTCGGGCTGCAGCACGAGGCGTACCGCCGTTCCTGA
- a CDS encoding lipopolysaccharide biosynthesis protein, which translates to MDELGRSAARGAGITFAAQIARVGMQMASVVLLARLLSPTEYGVMTMVLVFVGVGEIFRDLGLSTAAMRAPTITHAQRSNLFWVNTAIGAGLGLLMVAAAPLVGMVFDEPAVVPVARAVGVVFLLNGMASQLRADLVRTMRFGALAVVDVVSQAAAIAVAVVLALAGAGVWALVGQQVLQSLVLLVMLAVKCRWVPDRPRRGVPMREFWHFGWNLAASQVAVYIGNNVDNFVIGSQLGTAQLGTYDRAFKLVMTPVAQVRAPTTTIALPVLSRLQDDPPRFARFLARGQIALAYPVMIGAALLVGTADPATQILLGSGWVGVEPLVRLLATTAVMQTLAYVGYWVYLSHGLSDLLLRFTVVTIAVKVVFVVVASRWGLVGVAVGYTLAHTVEWPLSILWLSRRAPIPTRTLMLGAVRVLLVGGSIAGAAHLVSGRVAGEWPATLAGVAAGLAALGLLALVVPRVRTDVVDVAAIVRTALARRRR; encoded by the coding sequence GTGGACGAGCTCGGACGGTCGGCGGCACGCGGCGCGGGCATCACCTTCGCCGCCCAGATCGCACGGGTCGGCATGCAGATGGCCTCGGTCGTCCTGCTCGCGAGGCTGCTCTCGCCGACCGAGTACGGCGTCATGACGATGGTCCTCGTGTTCGTCGGCGTCGGTGAGATCTTCCGCGACCTCGGCCTCTCGACGGCTGCGATGCGCGCGCCCACGATCACGCACGCCCAGCGTTCCAACCTGTTCTGGGTCAACACGGCGATCGGCGCGGGGCTCGGGCTTCTCATGGTCGCGGCGGCTCCGCTCGTCGGCATGGTGTTCGACGAGCCTGCCGTCGTCCCGGTCGCCCGCGCTGTCGGCGTCGTCTTCCTCCTCAACGGGATGGCGAGCCAGCTGCGCGCGGACCTCGTGCGCACGATGCGTTTCGGCGCGCTCGCGGTCGTCGACGTCGTCTCGCAGGCCGCCGCGATCGCCGTCGCGGTCGTCCTCGCGCTCGCGGGCGCGGGCGTGTGGGCGCTCGTCGGGCAGCAGGTGCTGCAGTCGCTCGTGCTGCTCGTCATGCTCGCCGTGAAGTGCCGGTGGGTGCCCGACCGGCCGCGCCGCGGCGTCCCGATGCGCGAGTTCTGGCACTTCGGATGGAACCTCGCCGCCTCGCAGGTCGCCGTGTACATCGGCAACAACGTCGACAACTTCGTGATCGGGTCCCAGCTCGGCACCGCGCAGCTCGGCACGTACGACCGGGCGTTCAAGCTCGTGATGACGCCCGTCGCGCAGGTGCGCGCCCCCACGACGACGATCGCGCTGCCTGTGCTCTCCCGCCTCCAGGACGACCCGCCGAGGTTCGCCCGGTTCCTCGCACGCGGGCAGATCGCTCTCGCGTACCCCGTGATGATCGGGGCGGCGCTCCTCGTCGGCACCGCCGACCCGGCGACCCAGATCCTGCTCGGCAGCGGCTGGGTCGGCGTCGAGCCGCTCGTGCGTCTGCTCGCGACGACCGCCGTCATGCAGACCCTCGCGTACGTCGGGTACTGGGTCTACCTCTCGCACGGCCTGTCGGACCTGCTCCTGCGGTTCACCGTCGTGACGATCGCGGTCAAGGTCGTCTTCGTCGTCGTGGCGAGCCGCTGGGGTCTCGTGGGCGTCGCGGTCGGGTACACGCTCGCGCACACGGTCGAGTGGCCGTTGTCGATCCTGTGGCTGTCCCGCCGTGCCCCGATCCCGACGCGCACGCTCATGCTCGGCGCCGTGCGGGTGCTGCTCGTGGGCGGCTCGATCGCTGGGGCAGCCCACCTCGTGTCCGGGCGGGTCGCAGGGGAGTGGCCCGCGACGCTCGCGGGTGTCGCTGCTGGCCTCGCCGCCCTGGGGCTGCTCGCGCTCGTCGTGCCGCGCGTGCGCACGGACGTCGTGGACGTCGCCGCGATCGTCCGCACGGCCCTCGCCCGCCGGCGCCGCTGA
- a CDS encoding polysaccharide biosynthesis tyrosine autokinase, with protein sequence MEYLSALRKRWLVIALLAVLGAGAGFGLAKSTTPTYRSSTTTFVSLARGETVTELVQGTMYTQNLVESFARLATMPTVLEPVIEELDLGMSARTLARTITATTPLDTMFVEISATSRDPALAAEVADAVTASLARTVEEIAPSGSEDTPAVTMTVVADAVVPTVPFTPNTKMNVALGGTAGLAVGVALALLLTVLDTRVRGIKDVPSHQDRVLLGVVPRERSRRDQVTILGEPHGAGAESFRRIQTNLQFIGAASQLRTLVVSSSISGEGKSTVAINVALALSEKGGRVLLVDADLRRPTIASVTGLEPSVGLTTVLVGSASLEDVTQPWGHPGLDVVVSGDIPPNPAQLIDSSAMQELIDEAAKEYDHVVLDAPPILPVADGVVLARRTDGVVMVVGSARVRRTQVSTALTALDTVGARCLGVVVNFADPSDADTPRGYVASEPSGLAAAARRQRSRRSVPTPEDTGTETRRGPRAAKSS encoded by the coding sequence ATGGAATACCTCTCAGCCTTGCGCAAGCGCTGGCTGGTCATCGCCCTTCTCGCCGTCCTCGGCGCGGGGGCAGGGTTCGGGCTCGCGAAGTCCACCACCCCCACCTACCGGTCGTCGACGACGACGTTCGTGTCGCTCGCGCGCGGCGAGACCGTCACCGAGCTGGTCCAGGGCACGATGTACACCCAGAACCTCGTCGAGTCGTTCGCGCGGCTCGCGACGATGCCGACGGTTCTCGAGCCGGTCATCGAGGAGCTCGACCTGGGCATGAGCGCGCGCACGCTGGCTCGGACGATCACCGCCACGACGCCGCTCGACACGATGTTCGTCGAGATCAGTGCGACGTCGCGCGACCCCGCGCTTGCCGCAGAGGTCGCAGACGCCGTCACCGCAAGCCTGGCCCGCACGGTCGAGGAGATCGCTCCCTCGGGTTCGGAGGACACGCCGGCCGTCACCATGACCGTCGTCGCCGACGCGGTCGTGCCGACCGTCCCGTTCACGCCGAACACCAAGATGAACGTCGCGCTCGGCGGCACCGCCGGTCTCGCCGTCGGCGTCGCGCTCGCGCTGCTCCTCACGGTGCTCGACACGCGCGTCCGCGGCATCAAGGACGTCCCGTCGCACCAGGACCGCGTCCTGCTCGGCGTCGTCCCGCGCGAGCGCTCGCGCCGCGACCAGGTGACGATCCTCGGGGAGCCGCACGGCGCTGGCGCCGAGTCCTTCCGACGCATCCAGACCAACCTGCAGTTCATCGGCGCGGCGAGCCAGCTGCGCACGCTCGTCGTGTCGTCGTCGATCTCGGGCGAGGGCAAGTCCACGGTCGCGATCAACGTCGCGCTCGCCCTCTCGGAGAAGGGCGGCCGCGTCCTCCTCGTCGACGCGGACCTGCGCCGCCCCACGATCGCGAGCGTCACCGGCCTCGAGCCGTCGGTCGGGCTCACGACGGTCCTCGTCGGCTCGGCGTCGCTCGAGGACGTCACGCAGCCGTGGGGCCACCCGGGTCTCGACGTCGTCGTCTCGGGCGACATCCCCCCGAACCCCGCCCAGCTCATCGACTCCTCGGCGATGCAGGAGCTCATCGACGAGGCGGCGAAGGAGTACGACCACGTCGTGCTCGACGCCCCACCGATCCTGCCCGTGGCGGACGGCGTCGTCCTCGCGCGACGGACCGACGGCGTGGTCATGGTCGTGGGATCGGCGCGCGTGCGTCGCACCCAGGTGAGCACCGCGCTCACCGCCCTCGACACGGTCGGGGCGCGCTGCCTCGGCGTCGTCGTGAACTTCGCCGACCCGAGCGACGCGGACACCCCGCGCGGCTACGTCGCGAGCGAGCCGTCCGGCCTCGCCGCGGCGGCCCGCCGACAGCGGTCGCGCCGCTCCGTGCCGACACCGGAAGACACGGGGACCGAGACCCGGCGCGGGCCGCGCGCAGCGAAGAGCAGCTGA